A single window of Paracoccus albus DNA harbors:
- a CDS encoding EthD family reductase, giving the protein MAFALFITWPSDSAPAAPCSASLDGVSGLRRVVVLRSAEVIQGVPQDTGEPAQCLQLEFDDIAALEEAAKADHPLCHLTKGAADQQAFLLRRYKDDTPPGSHCSYMVHYPGPAENTEEWLRHYRSQHIPLMCRLPRIRGVEMLTRIDWISSLPLAHAKHMQRNRVVFDSSQELRAALQSSVRDEMRADVAQYPRFEGGVFHHVMTTEVIYPAHSPDRRAIS; this is encoded by the coding sequence ATGGCGTTTGCCCTGTTCATCACCTGGCCATCTGACAGTGCTCCGGCGGCCCCTTGCAGCGCTTCACTTGACGGGGTGTCCGGGTTGCGCCGCGTGGTTGTGCTTCGGTCGGCCGAAGTGATTCAGGGCGTTCCGCAGGACACGGGTGAACCGGCCCAATGCCTTCAACTGGAGTTCGACGATATCGCAGCGTTGGAGGAGGCGGCAAAAGCCGATCATCCGCTTTGTCATCTGACAAAGGGTGCGGCTGATCAGCAGGCATTTCTGCTGCGCCGCTATAAGGATGATACGCCGCCAGGTTCGCATTGCTCTTACATGGTGCATTATCCGGGGCCTGCCGAAAACACGGAAGAATGGTTGCGCCATTATCGCAGCCAGCACATTCCGCTGATGTGTCGTCTGCCAAGGATACGCGGTGTCGAAATGCTGACGCGGATCGACTGGATCTCATCACTTCCGCTAGCCCACGCGAAGCACATGCAGCGCAACAGGGTGGTGTTTGACAGCAGTCAGGAACTGCGCGCGGCACTTCAGTCGTCTGTCCGCGACGAGATGCGGGCCGACGTCGCGCAATATCCCCGATTTGAAGGCGGCGTCTTTCACCACGTCATGACAACCGAAGTTATTTACCCGGCCCATTCACCGGACAGGAGAGCAATATCATGA
- a CDS encoding aspartate/glutamate racemase family protein, whose product MRICWQSFIDGASNPDYMAKLSAYLNEIASPGTEVVLRGISPPDRDFSRLSEFRCAIQAIDQSIDAEAEGFDAIVLGHFQDPGLMELKSAVGIPVTGVGEASLHFAAQLGRQIGLITLDQTFRHLHHEQADLYGLGARVTHVAGLNVAPGYFADAFRGDRGASERMISTLREIAAPMVAAGCDVIVPAGVLPGLLISGESGLCVDHAPVLNCVAVALLQAEMQVKLHELNALSPNRGAFCGRAGAQAIADFRGLLAKHRTEKDGSQ is encoded by the coding sequence ATGCGCATCTGCTGGCAGAGCTTTATCGACGGTGCTTCGAACCCAGACTATATGGCGAAGCTGTCGGCCTATCTGAACGAGATCGCATCGCCCGGTACAGAAGTCGTCTTGCGCGGCATCTCGCCGCCTGACCGCGACTTCAGCCGACTGTCGGAGTTTCGCTGCGCCATTCAAGCCATCGACCAGTCCATTGATGCCGAGGCAGAGGGATTCGACGCCATCGTGCTGGGCCACTTTCAGGACCCCGGACTGATGGAGCTGAAATCGGCAGTAGGCATTCCAGTTACCGGTGTCGGAGAGGCAAGTCTGCATTTCGCAGCCCAGCTGGGTCGGCAGATTGGCCTGATCACTCTGGATCAGACATTTCGGCATTTGCATCACGAACAGGCCGATCTTTATGGGCTGGGCGCGCGGGTCACGCATGTCGCCGGGCTGAATGTCGCGCCAGGTTATTTCGCCGATGCATTTCGCGGTGATCGTGGCGCGAGCGAACGGATGATTTCCACATTGCGAGAGATCGCGGCGCCGATGGTCGCGGCTGGTTGCGACGTGATTGTTCCCGCTGGCGTCCTGCCCGGATTACTGATCAGCGGCGAAAGCGGGCTATGTGTGGATCACGCGCCGGTGCTGAACTGCGTCGCGGTCGCGCTGCTGCAGGCGGAGATGCAGGTCAAACTGCACGAGCTGAACGCTCTGTCGCCCAATCGCGGCGCGTTTTGCGGCAGGGCGGGCGCTCAGGCAATAGCAGATTTCCGCGGTTTGCTGGCCAAGCACAGAACAGAAAAGGACGGTTCCCAATGA
- a CDS encoding ATP-dependent acyl-CoA ligase: MTSIAEFKAEFPFQDRVLTKLLSAREEQMGDAPLFSCDGLRLTCGETRRAAARAASALTEAGITAGDRVAILCGNRAEFMPLFLGCGWMGAVSVPINTASRGFQLQHILSNSGAKLLIIEDTLLEVLDGLELDKLDISRLWVIGEAELPRLAGIEAQHLPQSEAEAQPADLRPDAPLTILYTSGTTGPSKGVVCPHAQFFWWGVYTGQMLGLKQGDVLHTPLPLFHTNALNCFFQALLHGCHQVVETRFSVSGFWNAMSGSGATVTYVLGAMVPMLLSRAESAEEQSHSVRVALAPGVPAPAAAEFTRRTGVVLLDGYGATESNVVIGSTVDSIKPGWVGKLLEGFDARIVDEADNELPDGEAGELVIRADEPFSMSLGYFGMPEKTIEAWRNLWLHTGDRMVRAEDGYYRFLDRMKDTIRRRGENISSYEVEQVLSSHPQISEVVVFPVASELAEDEVMTAIVLREGVTLDPVEIIRHCEGKMSYFSIPRYVEFMSELPKTANGKVQKFVLRERGLSEATWDREAAGVVVKR; this comes from the coding sequence ATGACGAGCATCGCAGAATTCAAGGCTGAGTTTCCGTTTCAGGATCGTGTTCTGACGAAGCTGCTGAGCGCTCGTGAAGAACAAATGGGCGATGCGCCACTGTTTTCCTGTGACGGGCTGCGCCTGACATGCGGTGAAACGCGCAGGGCCGCCGCGCGTGCCGCCTCGGCACTGACAGAGGCGGGCATTACCGCCGGCGACAGGGTCGCGATTCTATGCGGCAACCGTGCCGAATTCATGCCGCTGTTTCTGGGCTGTGGCTGGATGGGTGCGGTGTCTGTGCCAATTAATACGGCATCTCGCGGCTTTCAGCTTCAACATATACTGTCGAATTCGGGCGCCAAGCTGCTGATTATCGAAGATACCTTGCTGGAGGTTCTGGACGGTCTGGAACTGGACAAGCTGGATATCTCTCGACTCTGGGTGATCGGTGAGGCGGAATTGCCCAGACTGGCGGGAATAGAGGCTCAACACCTGCCGCAATCCGAAGCCGAGGCGCAGCCCGCGGATCTGCGCCCTGACGCGCCGCTGACCATCCTTTACACCTCGGGTACGACCGGGCCGTCTAAGGGTGTCGTCTGTCCACATGCTCAATTTTTTTGGTGGGGCGTTTATACGGGACAGATGCTTGGGCTGAAGCAAGGCGATGTCCTGCATACGCCCTTGCCGCTGTTTCACACGAATGCGCTGAACTGTTTTTTTCAGGCACTGCTGCACGGGTGCCATCAGGTGGTAGAGACGCGGTTTTCCGTTTCCGGTTTCTGGAATGCGATGTCAGGCTCCGGTGCAACCGTGACCTATGTTCTGGGTGCTATGGTGCCAATGCTGCTGTCGCGCGCCGAAAGTGCGGAAGAGCAATCTCATTCCGTGCGCGTAGCCCTTGCCCCAGGTGTTCCGGCACCCGCCGCGGCAGAGTTTACGCGCCGGACCGGGGTTGTCCTGCTGGACGGTTATGGTGCGACGGAAAGCAATGTGGTGATCGGATCTACCGTCGATAGCATCAAGCCGGGCTGGGTGGGCAAACTGCTGGAGGGTTTCGACGCCCGTATCGTCGATGAGGCGGACAACGAATTGCCGGATGGCGAGGCTGGTGAACTTGTGATCCGCGCGGATGAACCTTTCTCAATGTCGCTTGGCTATTTCGGGATGCCGGAAAAAACGATTGAGGCGTGGCGCAATCTTTGGCTGCACACAGGCGATCGCATGGTGCGGGCCGAGGACGGCTATTACCGCTTCCTTGACCGCATGAAGGACACGATCAGGCGGCGCGGTGAGAATATCTCTTCCTACGAGGTGGAGCAGGTACTGTCGTCGCATCCGCAGATTTCAGAGGTCGTTGTATTTCCCGTCGCGTCAGAACTGGCCGAGGATGAGGTCATGACCGCCATCGTTCTGCGCGAAGGTGTGACACTGGATCCGGTAGAGATCATCAGGCATTGTGAAGGCAAAATGTCTTATTTCTCGATCCCGCGATATGTCGAATTCATGTCCGAACTTCCCAAGACGGCAAATGGGAAAGTGCAGAAATTCGTGCTGCGTGAGCGCGGCCTCAGCGAAGCCACATGGGACCGTGAGGCGGCGGGGGTCGTCGTCAAACGTTGA
- a CDS encoding organic hydroperoxide resistance protein, with product MTPEKIIYEAEMTSTGGRDGSANRPDGSFPLKLTVPTELGGPGGEGTNPEELFAAGYSACFIGALKVAGRQSKLSVPDDVQVTAKVGIGKVPTGYGLAVELIVHLPGMDQEQAEKLVEQAHQTCPYSNATRGNIDVKLTLA from the coding sequence ATGACACCAGAAAAAATCATCTACGAAGCAGAAATGACATCGACCGGCGGGCGCGATGGAAGCGCAAACCGGCCCGATGGAAGCTTTCCCCTGAAACTGACCGTTCCGACGGAGTTGGGCGGTCCCGGCGGTGAAGGCACGAACCCCGAAGAGCTGTTTGCCGCAGGCTATTCCGCCTGCTTCATCGGCGCTTTGAAAGTTGCGGGCCGTCAGTCGAAACTGTCGGTGCCGGACGATGTGCAGGTCACGGCGAAGGTCGGTATCGGCAAGGTTCCGACCGGCTATGGCCTTGCCGTTGAATTGATCGTGCATTTGCCCGGAATGGACCAAGAACAGGCGGAAAAGCTGGTTGAACAGGCGCATCAGACCTGCCCCTATTCGAACGCCACGCGCGGCAATATTGATGTCAAACTGACACTGGCCTGA